The region AAAAAATCTTTTTGTTTAATCTTTGGAGATACGTAAATAGCGCCTTTGATATGGCTTACAATGTATTCTTTTTGCTCACGCACATCAAAAAAAATAATACTATCAGGGTCTGTTTGCAACATCTGCTCAACGTCTTGTGTGCCAATATGCTTCACACCCGGATAGGCATTAAGCACTCGCTGATGCACCTTGAGTAGTGGTTGGTCAGCCGCCACCGCTATGGACAAGCAAAAAAGCGTCCATGAGACCAGTGTAAACTTCAAAAAAATACGCATCTGTTTAACCCTGTTCTGTAGTCAGTACCACGTACTCACGCATATAATGACCAAATTCACGCCACAGAGTTCTGCACGGCGTCTTGCCATTGAGTTTCGATTGTCATGTCAATGTACTTGCCAGGCTCTTTAAAATAATGAGCTGACGAAGAGGGAGGGATTACTCGCTACGCTTCGACGTTCCAATACGCTACCGCGTATTGGTCGAACCCAGCCCAATATTTCATCGAGGATTAGAATAACCATCTGTCCATTCTTTATTAAAAGGGCAAAAACCCCTTTAGTAAAGAATGGCGGAGAGAGAGGGATTCGAACCCTCGATACGGATTAACGTATACACGCTTTCCAGGCGTGCGCCTTCAGCCACTCGGCCACCTCTCCACATTTTAAGATTGTACGCGCTTGCTGCCTTGGCCTAACAAGACTAGCACTCAAACCAAGAATACGGCATCCTAAGCCTAGGTTTATACCTCCCTTGAGAGGGTACATTGACCAACGCGATGGCTTACGCTACCGTAAGCACGGCCGCAATAATAACGGAGGAACACCCAGTTTGCCACGTAAGAAATCCATAAGCCCTGATTTTGAGCACTCGCTTAACGAACTAGAGACTCTAGTTGAGCAAATGGAACAAGGTGATACCAGCCTTGAGCAGTCGCTCGAACTATTTGAGCGCGGAATCAAGCTAACGCGTAGCTGTCAGGAGTCACTCAAAAAAGCAGAACAACGCGTGCAACAACTCGTTGAAAAAAATGGTGATAACGTACTTGAAGCATTTTCCGATAGCGACGAGGACAATAACGCTGAAACAACTTAATGAGCTAATGCGCCGCTATCAAGAACGCGTTGATGCTGCCCTGACCCAGTTCCTACCTTCAACAAAACTCACTCCAACACAACTGCATGATGCCATGCACTACGCTGTACTTGGCGGCGGTAAGCGTATTCGCCCCATTTTAGTCTATACCACTGCCCAGTGCCTAGGCGCTGACTTGGTAGAGGTCGATGCCGCTGCCTGCGCAGTAGAGCTAATTCACTGCTATTCGCTTGTACACGATGATTTACCGGTAATGGACGATGATGATCTGCGTCGTGGCCGCCCAACCTGCCATAAAGTCTATGGCGATGCCATGGCACTACTGGCTGGCGATGCCCTACAATGCTTTGCAATCGAAATCTTATCCCATGGCAACTTACACCCCGAGAGCACGCTGAATAATGAGCAAGCACTGTCACGCCTTAAAATGATCGCGGCCCTTTCCAGCGCCTCAGGTTCTACCGGAATGGCTGGCGGCCAAGCCATAGATCTAGCCGCAGTAGGTAAACACCTCACCATCGAGCAATTAGAACAAATGCATCGACTCAAAACTGGCGCCTTAATTGAGGCCAGTGTTGTCGTTGGTGCTCTCGCTGCGAATTGTGATGAAACAACCATGACGCAACTGAAAAAATATGCCCAATGTATTGGGCTAGCCTTTCAAATACGTGACGACCTGCTCGATATTGAGTCAGACACTGAAACCCTTGGCAAGCCCCAGGGTTCTGATCAAGAGCAAGATAAGCCAACCTACCCATCGTTATTGGGTCTCAAGGGTGCTCGAGACATGGCCCAACAAATGCACAACCAGGCTCTTGACGCATTAGCGCCATTAGGCGACAGTGTTGATCCATTACGCTGGCTTTCTAGCTATATCGTGCAACGCTGCCACTGACCGGAGCCTGTTAACATTAAGGGGTGCTATAATAGCGACAATACAACATGCCGACATCAGGTTCTATCAAGCAGTAATATGTCAGATCGCTCACCCAATTCCGCCGCTTACCCACTCCTTGAAAGCGTTAATAAACCTGAAGATTTACGCCAGTTCACGCGTGCGGAACTACCCCAACTTGCCGATGAACTAAGAAACTTCTTAATCGATTCTGTTGCCGCAACGGGCGGCCATTTCGCCGCAGGTCTAGGCACTGTCGAGCTAACCGTCGCACTGCACTATGTCTATAACACACCCTTTGATCGCCTGGTATGGGATACCGGCCATCAGAGCTATCCTCATAAGATTCTTACTGGTCGCCGTGAACGTATGTCCAGCATGCGCCAACATGGTGGTCTTTCTGGCTTTCCCAAGCGTAGCGAGAGCGATTACGACACCTTTGGTGTGGGTCATTCGAGCACCTCAATCAGTGCCGCCGTAGGTATGGCCATTGCCGCACAACACGAACAACAAGGCAGAAAAACTGTCGCCGTTATTGGTGATGGCGCAATGACCGCAGGCATGGCTTTTGAAGCGCTAAATCACGCGGGCGACCTTGACACTAACCTTCTTGTTATTCTCAATGACAACGAGATGTCGATCTCAGCCAATGTCGGCGGTATGTCAAACCATCTGGCACGCATCCTCTCGGGGAAACTTTACTCAAGCGCGAAAGAGGGAAGTAAAAAATTGTTAGGTCGTGTACCACCGGTATGGGAATTAGCGCGTCGCGCTGAGGAACACTTTAAAGGCATGGTGATTCCCGGTACGTTATTCGAAGAGCTGGGTTTTAACTATATTGGCCCCATCGATGGCCATGACCTTGATGTGCTGGTCCGCACATTAAAGAATATGCGTACAATGAAAGGGCCTCAGTTTTTACACGTCGTCACACAAAAAGGTAAAGGCTTTGAGCTCGCCGAAAAAAACCCCACCAGTTATCACGGTGTTTCACCCTTTGACCGCAATACCGGCAAGTCAAGTACTGCCAACAGTGGCGTAAAGAAAAAATCGTTTACCGATGTCTTTAGTGACTGGGTTTGCGATATGGCGGAGCAAGATCAGCGACTCATCGCTATTACTCCTGCCATGTGCAGTGGCTCTGGCTTGGTTGAATTCGCAAAGCGCTTTGAAAAACGCTATTTTGATGTCGGTATCGCCGAACAACACAGCGTTACCATGGCTGCCGGCATGGCATGTGATGGTTTAAAACCCGTTGTTGCCATTTATTCTTCATTTTTACAACGAGCCTATGATCAACTGGTACACGATGTCGCGCTACAAAACCTACCCGTCTTGTTTGCCATTGACCGTGCCGGTTTAGTCGGTGCCGATGGCGCAACACATACTGGCAACCTGGATATCAGCTTCCTACGTTGTGTGCCTAATATGATGATAATGGCGCCCGCTGATGAAAACGAGTGTCGACAAATGCTCTACACCGGTTTTCAGCATGACGGCCCTGCTAGCGTACGCTACCCACGTGGTAGTGGCATCGGTGTAGAAATACAAACCGAAATGCAAGCATTACCTATTGGCAAAGCCGAAGTACGGCGCCAAGGTAAAGGCATTGTTATCCTTTCATTTGGCACCCTGCTCGACACAGTGCTGGACGTTGCTGAAGGGCTCGATGCAACCGTTGTTAATATGCGCTTTATTAAACCACTCGATGAAACACTGATCGTTGAACTCGCCCTGCAACATCACACCATCGTCACTATTGAAGAAAACGTTATTGCCGGCGGTGCTGGTAGTGGTGTCAATGAAACCCTTGCATCTCACCATTTGACGCCCCATATACTCAATATTGGCTTACCAGATTATTTTGTCGAACACGGCACTCAAACGCAACTGTTACAACAATATGGCCTTGATCGTGACGGAATTGACAAGCAAATCACGGAATTTATGGCCTATAATAGTGTCAAAGCCAAGACTAAAGTTCTGTCAGCTAAAACCTGGCGTATCACTCAAGTATCCCTCCCTTAAATTATGCTAACAGGAAGCCCTAACATGGTCCTCGACACAGAAAGCAGCAGCGCAGACCCTATCGCTGATGTCCAGGCCACGCCTGATACACGACGCATCGACATCAATAAAGTAGGAATAAAAGACATTCGCCATCCTGTACGTATTCAAGACCGTACCGGTGGAGAACAACATGTCGTGGCAAATTTTAATATGTACGTGCACTTACCGCATAATTTTAAAGGCACGCATATGTCACGTTTTGTTGAAGTATTAAATGAACATGAACGTGAAATTTCTGTGGCCTCATTCCGTGACATCATCAGTGAAATGACCGAGCGTCTTGATGCTGAATCAGGTCATGTTGAAATGCGTTTTCCCTACTTCGTTGAAAAAACCGCCCCTGTCTCCGGCGTAAAAAGCCTGCTTGATTACGAAATAAAATTTACCGGATCAAGCAATCAAGGGAAAACTGAATTATGGGTCGAAGTTGTCGTGCCGGTGACTAGCCTGTGTCCATGTTCAAAAAAAATCTCTGACTATGGCGCGCATAATCAACGGTCACATGTGACGGTTAATGTTAAAGCTGGTGGTTTTATCTGGATTGAAGAACTCATTGATTATGTTGAGTCTGAAGCATCGTGCGAGCTCTATGGTTTACTTAAACGCCCCGACGAAAAATATGTAACTGAGCGCGCCTATGACAACCCGAAATTTGTTGAAGACATAGTACGCGATATTGCCATGCGCCTTAACGAAGATGATCGTGTGCTAGCCTATACCGTTGCCTCAGAAAACTTCGAGTCAATTCATAACCATTCAGCTTACGCTTTAATCGAAAAAGACAAGCAAGCTCATTTATAACCCCTATTAACAACACCTGTAAGAAACATAGCGTTCGCAACAAGGGATGGCCGTAGCAGCCGATTGAATTGTACTAGCGTAGTTAGACAGCACAGCTTACTTGATATGACAGTTATCGGTTTTTTGCAAGCTTGTATGGTCAGATCAAGTTCAGTTCAATATTAATCAGAAGAGTTTTTTAGCCATATTCAATACGCCACCCAATCCACCAACACTATCTAGCAGTGAGCCACCGCTACTAGATTGATCGATCATGTCTGGAATGGTATCTTTTAGACCATTCAGTGCAGTACTGGGATCCACGCCAATTTTGGATGCAAACTCAGAGATATTAGATTCACCGAGCATATTAGTCACCTGATCTGTGGAAATGCCATCATTGTCACCGTCTCCAAGCCATGAAGAGACTACTCCACCCAGACCTTTTGATTGAAATTTTGATACCAATCCCATGATATCAATATCACTATCACCGCCTCCACTATTACCACCTAAAAGGCTCGTCAATGCAGAGGTAATATCACCTGAACTACCTGATGCACCCATTTTTTTCATAAATATTTCAGTTGCCAGATTAGCAATATTCATCATTGTTCTCCTGCATTTATTTATATTTTTGGTGCACGTTGAAAAACCAAGATTCATAAAACCAATGAACCTTATAGAATCATAACGTTGTATGGTTATTTTTACCAGGAGTAGGCTTGTCCAAATATAAAATGGTCCTGAAGAGGACACGTGTCCATCCTAGAAGATCCTAGGTATCCTGAATTCACACAGTTTAAAGCACTGAGCTACCCCTATACTTTCCATCATATTTTGAATTTATAACGCTTTGCTCAGCGGCAATTTAAAGTGGCGCGATTTTGCGTAAGCAAAACAAGTGCCGCTTTAAATTGTCCGCTGGAGCTATTTGTTATGTGATTCATTCGATAACTAAAAGCCATATTTTTCTTTCCGAAGCCTAAAGGCTTTTTCTCCACCCTCCATTACCGAAGTAATTTGATCTTTTACTTCAGGCGAATCTATTGAACCTTCAGTTACGATTGCGCCACGAGTTTGGCTGCCAGATTCTTTATAATCACAACAAACAACAAGCTCCGCATCACCATTTACGACTAGATTGGCATTATGACTTGTGAATATTAGTTGCCTGTTTTTCTTTGCATCCCATATATTGTTAATTATTTCTTCAATGGCTCTATTGTCAATGTCATCTTCTGGCTGGTCGATTAGTAAGGGTGCGCCGGGCTGATTTAATAGCACGGTTAATAATGCGGTCGCTTGCTGCCCAGCTGATGCTTCTGAAAAAAGTATTTGATCTCCCATTTCCTTGTTTGTCGTGTATTTAAACTCAGGATTAAATTCAATTTCTGTTGTTGCGATATCCAACCAATTATTTGGGGTTAATATTTGAATTATTCTTGTTTTGTTTCCATCATTAAAACCACATTCTGAAAGTAGACCAGTGTCAGGTATCTCTACTTTTTTATCCTCTGATGTTTTTTGCTCTGCCAATAGTTTTAATTCATTTACAATTTCTTTATAGCTCTCTAATGGATTTTCACTTTCAATTATATGGTCGCAAATAGACTGAATCTTTACTTCTTGTATTCTTGTGCCTTGTAAGGCTCTGGCAATTTGGTTTTTTATTTTTACCACATCAATGCTTTTAGTTATTTCCGCTTTAATTAATCCTTTAGATAAAATAGCAAATTCTTCAGCTTGTACATTTAGTAAATCCACTTTTGACTGGTGCAAATTGAACCATTCAGCTCTTAGCTCGTCAAACTCTACCTCTGGACTTCCTAGCTCTTTCAATACCGCATTACGCTCGTTTAGTGAATCCGATAATTCCTGCAATCTTTGTTCGATCCTAGTTATTTCCTGCAATTGCATTTGATTTGAAGAAGTAGTGGCTTTAGCCGCTTCATAATCAGTATTGAACCTACCATTTAATTCATCCCATTGTTTTATTAGAGAAATATATTCGGTTTGTTTTTCAGGGTTAACAGCGGCCTTTAATTGAGAAACAATCTCCTTTAAATTATCAAATTCCTTTACTCTTTCTTCTTCAATTTTTACAAATAATTCCTTATTTTCAAACTGCTCAGTAATTGTATGTTGCTCAGGATATTTATTTATAGAATTGCTTAACTCATCAATACTATTTCTTACTGTTATAAATTCTTGTTGAGATTTATTTATTATTCCGCTTTCTAATGAATATTTTTGCTTTTTAGATATTATAGATTGATGCTCT is a window of Gammaproteobacteria bacterium DNA encoding:
- a CDS encoding rhodanese-like domain-containing protein is translated as MRIFLKFTLVSWTLFCLSIAVAADQPLLKVHQRVLNAYPGVKHIGTQDVEQMLQTDPDSIIFFDVREQKEYIVSHIKGAIYVSPKIKQKDFLQLYGDTVGGKTVVFYCSVGYRSSKLSKRVQGALHAKGAIQTYNMQGGIFAWHNELRPLENAQSETQVIHPYNRRWGKFVDRKSLTRYSLH
- a CDS encoding exodeoxyribonuclease VII small subunit — encoded protein: MPRKKSISPDFEHSLNELETLVEQMEQGDTSLEQSLELFERGIKLTRSCQESLKKAEQRVQQLVEKNGDNVLEAFSDSDEDNNAETT
- a CDS encoding polyprenyl synthetase family protein; translation: MRRYQERVDAALTQFLPSTKLTPTQLHDAMHYAVLGGGKRIRPILVYTTAQCLGADLVEVDAAACAVELIHCYSLVHDDLPVMDDDDLRRGRPTCHKVYGDAMALLAGDALQCFAIEILSHGNLHPESTLNNEQALSRLKMIAALSSASGSTGMAGGQAIDLAAVGKHLTIEQLEQMHRLKTGALIEASVVVGALAANCDETTMTQLKKYAQCIGLAFQIRDDLLDIESDTETLGKPQGSDQEQDKPTYPSLLGLKGARDMAQQMHNQALDALAPLGDSVDPLRWLSSYIVQRCH
- the dxs gene encoding 1-deoxy-D-xylulose-5-phosphate synthase, with translation MSDRSPNSAAYPLLESVNKPEDLRQFTRAELPQLADELRNFLIDSVAATGGHFAAGLGTVELTVALHYVYNTPFDRLVWDTGHQSYPHKILTGRRERMSSMRQHGGLSGFPKRSESDYDTFGVGHSSTSISAAVGMAIAAQHEQQGRKTVAVIGDGAMTAGMAFEALNHAGDLDTNLLVILNDNEMSISANVGGMSNHLARILSGKLYSSAKEGSKKLLGRVPPVWELARRAEEHFKGMVIPGTLFEELGFNYIGPIDGHDLDVLVRTLKNMRTMKGPQFLHVVTQKGKGFELAEKNPTSYHGVSPFDRNTGKSSTANSGVKKKSFTDVFSDWVCDMAEQDQRLIAITPAMCSGSGLVEFAKRFEKRYFDVGIAEQHSVTMAAGMACDGLKPVVAIYSSFLQRAYDQLVHDVALQNLPVLFAIDRAGLVGADGATHTGNLDISFLRCVPNMMIMAPADENECRQMLYTGFQHDGPASVRYPRGSGIGVEIQTEMQALPIGKAEVRRQGKGIVILSFGTLLDTVLDVAEGLDATVVNMRFIKPLDETLIVELALQHHTIVTIEENVIAGGAGSGVNETLASHHLTPHILNIGLPDYFVEHGTQTQLLQQYGLDRDGIDKQITEFMAYNSVKAKTKVLSAKTWRITQVSLP
- a CDS encoding GTP cyclohydrolase I FolE2 is translated as MVLDTESSSADPIADVQATPDTRRIDINKVGIKDIRHPVRIQDRTGGEQHVVANFNMYVHLPHNFKGTHMSRFVEVLNEHEREISVASFRDIISEMTERLDAESGHVEMRFPYFVEKTAPVSGVKSLLDYEIKFTGSSNQGKTELWVEVVVPVTSLCPCSKKISDYGAHNQRSHVTVNVKAGGFIWIEELIDYVESEASCELYGLLKRPDEKYVTERAYDNPKFVEDIVRDIAMRLNEDDRVLAYTVASENFESIHNHSAYALIEKDKQAHL
- a CDS encoding DUF937 domain-containing protein, which codes for MMNIANLATEIFMKKMGASGSSGDITSALTSLLGGNSGGGDSDIDIMGLVSKFQSKGLGGVVSSWLGDGDNDGISTDQVTNMLGESNISEFASKIGVDPSTALNGLKDTIPDMIDQSSSGGSLLDSVGGLGGVLNMAKKLF